In Chaetodon auriga isolate fChaAug3 chromosome 7, fChaAug3.hap1, whole genome shotgun sequence, a genomic segment contains:
- the LOC143323437 gene encoding T-box transcription factor TBX1-like translates to MSIVMDEAGMEVPSPQLPQSCELSLPCCADRGLLSSAKAPQVSGVRVQLEMHALWQQFDQLGTEMIVTKAGRRMFPTFQVQISGMDPAAEYVLLMDFIPVDDKRYRYAFHSSSWLVAGRADVVAPSRMHFHPDSPACGAQWMKQTVSFDTLKLTNNLLDDNGHMILNSMHRYQPRFHVVYVDPTPNSHLNAYRNFCSFSFPETRFMAVTAYQNHRITQLKIASNPFAKGFRTTDPQDRTGGSRPIVGGAVWTLPPL, encoded by the exons ATGAGTATTGTAATGGATGAGGCAGGCATGGAGGTCCCCA GTCCTCAGCTGCCTCAGAGCTGTGAACTATCTCTGCCCTGCTGTGCAGACAGGGGGTTATTGTCGAGCGCCAAGGCCCCCCAAGTCAGCGGGGTTAGGGTTCAGCTGGAGATGCATGCACTTTGGCAGCAGTTTGACCAGCTGGGCACAGAGATGATTGTTACCAAAGCGGGAAG GAGGATGTTTCCAACATTCCAGGTGCAAATCTCTGGGATGGATCCTGCTGCTGAATATGTCCTGCTCATGGACTTTATCCCTGTTGACGACAAAAGATACAG atatgCCTTCCACAGCTCATCCTGGTTGGTGGCAGGGAGAGCCGATGTTGTAGCCCCAAGTAGGATGCATTTCCACCCAGACTCACCTGCCTGTGGAGCCCAGTGGATGAAGCAGACTGTATCCTTCGACACCCTCAAGCTCACCAACAACCTGCTGGATGACAATGGGCAT ATGATACTGAACTCCATGCATCGCTACCAACCACGCTTCCATGTCGTGTATGTGGATCCAACCCCCAACAGTCACTTAAATGCATACAGGAACTTCTGCTCTTTTTCCTTCCCAGAGACGCGCTTTATGGCTGTGACCGCCTATCAGAACCACAGG ATCACCCAGTTAAAAATTGCTAGCAACCCATTTGCTAAAGGCTTCCGGACTACAGACCCCCAGGACCG GACAGGAGGATCCAGGCCCATTGTTGGTGGAGCAGTGTGGACTCTTCCACCACTGTAA
- the bace1 gene encoding beta-secretase 1: protein MEASPFQPRWLTGLLLWTTLCLIGSGQSAPDASGLPLAIRVPLRQGARAEPPPQLPPAAAVNRERGNTGKYGARRRRGAAAGGISFVDMIDNLRGKSGQGYYLEMAVGSPPQKLNILVDTGSSNFAVGAAAHPFLRRYYHRSLSSSYRDQGRSVYVPYTQGRWEGELGTDLVSVPHGPNATLRANIAAITQSDRFFINGSNWEGILGLAYADIARPDETLEPFFDSLVRQTPVPNLFSLQLCGAGFTQNYSLGSATVGGSMIIGGVDPSLYVGELWYTPIRREWYYEVIIVRIEVNGQDLNMDCKEYNYDKSIVDSGTTNLRLPRKVFQAAVKAIEAASSTEQFPSGFWLGEQLVCWQAGTTPWHIFPVISLYLMSENHNQSFRISILPQQYLRPVEDVASAQEDCYKFAVSQSSTGTVMGAVIMEGFYVVFDREKKRIGFAVSTCHVHDEFRTASVKGPFHGVDLEDCGYNIPQTDESTLMTIAYIMAGICALFMLPLCLMVCQWRFARCLHPHGDFADDISLLK from the exons ATGGAGGCGTCGCCGTTCCAGCCTCGCTGGTTGACAGGTCTGCTCTTATGGACGACGTTGTGTCTTATCGGCAGCGGTCAATCCGCGCCGGACGCCTCGGGCCTGCCTCTAGCCATCCGCGTGCCACTGCGGCAAGGCGCTCGCGCTGAACCGCCGCCGCAGCTGCCACCTGCCGCAGCCGTGAACCGCGAGCGCGGCAATACGGGGAAGTACGGTGCGCGCAGGCGGAGAGGAGCGGCAGCGGGCGGCATCAGCTTCGTGGACATGATCGATAACTTGCGTGGCAAGTCTGGGCAGGGGTACTACTTGGAAATGGCCGTGGGCTCTCCTCCGCAGAAG CTGAACATCCTGGTGGACACAGGAAGCAGTAACTTTGCAGTCGGGGCAGCCGCTCATCCCTTCCTGCGTAGATACTACCATCGCTCGCT CTCCAGCTCATACCGTGACCAGGGGAGGAGTGTGTATGTTCCCTACACCCAGGGTCGCTGGGAAGGGGAGCTGGGCACCGACCTGGTATCTGTCCCCCACGGCCCTAACGCCACGCTGCGCGCCAACATTGCTGCAATCACCCAGTCAGATCGCTTCTTTATCAATGGATCCAACTGGGAGGGAATCCTGGGACTGGCTTACGCCGATATAGCTCGG CCTGACGAGACATTGGAGCCTTTCTTTGACTCTCTGGTTCGCCAGACACCCGTCCCCaacctcttctctctccagctgtgtgGAGCCGGCTTCACCCAAAACTACTCCCTGGGGAGTGCTACTGTCGGCGGCAGcatg ATCATTGGAGGAGTGGACCCATCGCTCTACGTGGGAGAGCTTTGGTACACCCCCATCCGCAGGGAGTGGTACTATGAGGTCATTATTGTACGAATTGAGGTGAATGGACAGGACCTCAACATGGACTGCAAAGAG TACAACTATGATAAGAGCATTGTGGACAGCGGCACCACCAACCTTCGACTGCCTAGAAAAGTCTTCCAGGCTGCAGTTAAGGCTATTGAAGCAGCCTCTTCG ACAGAGCAGTTTCCCTCTGGGTTCTGGTTGGGGGAGCAGCTGGTATGTTGGCAGGCCGGCACTACACCCTGGCACATCTTCCCAGTCATCTCCCTCTACCTGATGAGTGAAAACCACAACCAGTCCTTCAGAATCTCCATCCTGCCCCAG CAATACCTGCGGCCTGTAGAGGATGTGGCCTCCGCCCAGGAGGACTGCTATAAGTTCGCCGTGTCCCAGTCAAGCACTGGAACAGTGATGGGTGCTGTCATCATGGAAGGCTTCTATGTGGTCTTCGACCGAGAGAAGAAACGCATCGGCTTTGCTGTTAGCACCTGTcatg TGCATGATGAGTTTCGCACAGCCTCTGTAAAAGGCCCCTTCCATGGTGTCGACCTGGAGGACTGCGGCTACAACATCCCTCAGACGGACGAGTCCACTCTGATGACCATCGCCTACATCATGGCGGGGATATGCGCTCTCTTCATGCTGCCGCTGTGTCTCATGGTGTGCCAGTGGCGCTTCGCCCGCTGCCTCCACCCACACGGGGACTTTGCTGATGACATATCGCTCCTCAAGTGA